One genomic window of Arvicanthis niloticus isolate mArvNil1 chromosome 24, mArvNil1.pat.X, whole genome shotgun sequence includes the following:
- the Myo1h gene encoding unconventional myosin-Ih isoform X1, protein MGSKKEEVRRKHIRLHMEGALTARDKVGVQDFVLLDAYTSESAFLENLRKRFRENLIYTYIGTLLVSVNPYQELGIYTASQMELYQGVNFFELPPHVYAIADNAYRMMCSELNNHFILISGESGAGKTEASKKILQYFAVTCPMTESLQIARDRLLLSIPVLEAFGNAKTLRNDNSSRFGKYMDIQFDFQGVPVGGHIISYLIEKSRVVYQNHGERNFHIFYQLLAGAEAQRLASLGLERDPQLYKYLSQGHCARESPTNDKNDWETVCGAFSVIGFTEADLENLFGIIASVLHLGNVGFKGDKQGCASVPDTHEIKWIAKLLGVCPTVLLEALTHRKIEAKTEEVICPLTVELSVYARDAMAKAVYGRTFTWLVNKINSSLVNKDFTQKTVIGLLDIYGFEVFDKNGFEQFCINYCNEKLQQLLIERTLKAEQAEYESEGIEWEPVQYFNNKIICDLVEERHRGIISILDEECIRPGPATDLSFLEKLEEKVGKHAHFQTRKLAGPKGRKRIGWLEFCLLHYAGEVTYCTKGFLEKNNDLLYRHLKEVLCSSKNSILRECFLVAELENRRRPPTVGTQFKNSLSSLLEILISKEPSYIRCIKPNERKEPSKFDDFLISHQIKYLGLMEHLRVRRAGFAYRRKYEHFLQRYKSLCPDTWPHWRGPPGEGVERLVKYIGYQPQDYKLGKTKIFIRFPRTLFATEDAFEFSKHQLVSRIQATYKGCLGRREYVRKRLAATKLEAHWRGVLARKEIKRRRWAVQIIRRFIKGFINRDKPLCPDNEEFVVLVRKNYILNLRYHVPKNVLDKSWLRPPGILENASNLLRRLCMRNLVRKYCRGISAERRAMMQQKVVASEIFRGRKEGYAESLSQPFASSRLDEGRINPKVLQLLGSEKIQYGVPVIKYDRKGFKARQRQLLLTLRSAYVVELSKIKQKIEYSALRGVSISSLSDGILVIHVSPADKQQKGDIILQCEHIFEVATKLAMLIKREHAVRVVQGSLQFHGGPGREGTIVFEAGEEDQVYKEKNGHLRVVSAGKKT, encoded by the exons CTACGCCATCGCCGACAACGCCTACCGCATGATGTGTTCAGAGCTCAACAACCACTTCATCCTCATTTCTGGAGAGAGCGGGGCTGGGAAGACGGAGGCCTCCAAGAAGATCCTCCAGTACTTCGCGGTGACCTGTCCGATGACGGAGTCGCTCCAAATAGCCCGTGACAGGCTGCTGCTCTCCATCCCAGTCCTGGAG GCTTTCGGAAATGCCAAGACCCTCCGTAATGACAACTCCAGCAGATTTGGGAAGTACATGGACATACAGTTTGACTTCCAG GGTGTTCCTGTAGGCGGCCATATCATCAGTTACTTGATCGAAAAATCCCGAGTCGTCTATCAAAACCACGGCGAGCGGAATTTCCACATCTTCTACCAGCTGCTAGCGGGTGCTGAAGCACAGCGCCTCGCTTCCCTGGGACTCGAGCGAGACCCCCAGCTGTACAAGTACCTCTCACAG GGTCACTGTGCCAGAGAGTCACCCACCAACGACAAGAATGACTGGGAAACCGTGTGCGGTGCCTTCTCTGTCATTGGTTTTACTGAAGCCGACCTTGAG AACCTCTTTGGGATCATCGCTAGTGTCCTACACCTGGGCAACGTTGGTTTCAAGGGGGACAAACAAGGCTGTGCCAGCGTCCCGGACACCCACGAAATCAAGTGGATTGCTAAG CTCCTGGGAGTCTGCCCAACTGTTCTTCTGGAAGCTCTCACCCACAGAAAGATTGAAGCCAAAACAGAGGAG GTGATATGCCCGTTGACGGTAGAACTCTCTGTTTACGCCAGAGACGCCATGGCTAAGGCTGTTTACGGGCGGACATTTACCTGGCTGGTCAATAAAATCAATTCTTCCTTAGTTAACAAG GATTTTACCCAAAAGACTGTTATTGGGTTGTTGGACATCTACGGCTTTGAAGTCTTCGACAAGAATGG TTTTGAACAGTTTTGTATAAATTACTGCAATGAGAAACTACAGCAGCTGCTGATAGAGAGGACACTGAAGGCGGAGCAGGCCGAGTATGAATCTGAAGGCATCGAG TGGGAGCCTGTCCAGTACTTCAACAACAAGATCATCTGTGATTTGGtagaagagagacacagagggatcATCTCTATTCTG GATGAAGAATGCATCCGTCCAGGCCCTGCGACGGACTTGAGTTTCctggagaagctggaggagaAAGTGGGCAAGCATGCACACTTCCAAAC CCGGAAGTTGGCTGGACCAAAGGGCCGGAAGAGGATCGGCTGGCTGGAATTCTGCCTCCTGCATTACGCAGGAGAGGTTACCTACTGCACCAAAG GATTCTTGGAGAAAAACAATGACCTGCTTTACAGACACCTGAAGGAG GTGCTGTGCAGCTCTAAGAATAGCATCCTGAGGGAATGTTTCCTGGTGGCGGAGCTTGAAAACCGGAGGCGACCACCCACG GTTGGGACTCAGTTTAAGAACAGCCTGAGCAGCCTCCTGGAAATTCTCATCTCTAAGGAGCCCTCCTACATCCGCTGCATCAAGCCCAACGAGAGGAAGGAACCCA GCAAGTTTGATGACTTCCTCATCAGCCATCAGATCAAGTATCTGGGGCTAATGGAGCACCTGCGAGTGCGGCGGGCAGGCTTCGCCTACAGGCGCAAGTACGAGCATTTCCTGCAAAG GTACAAGTCATTGTGCCCAGACACCTGGCCGCACTGGCGTGGACCCCCAGGGGAGGGCGTTGAGCGGCTGGTCAAGTATATTGGCTACCAACCTCAGGACTACAAGTTGGGAAA AACCAAAATATTTATTCGCTTCCCCAGAACCCTGTTTGCTACTGAAGATGCCTTTGAATTTAGCAAACATCAATTAG TGTCAAGAATCCAGGCCACATACAAAGGCTGCCTAGGAAGAAGGGAATACGTGAGAAAGAGACTAGCAG CCACCAAGTTAGAAGCCCACTGGCGTGGAGTCCTGGCTCGGAAGGAGATCAAGAGGAGGAGGTGGGCGGTGCAGATCATACGCAG gttcATCAAGGGTTTCATCAACCGTGACAAACCCCTTTGTCCTGACAACGAGGAGTTTGTAGTGCTTGTGAGGAAGAACTACATCCTGAATCTCCGCTACCATGTGCCGAAGAACGTGCTGGACAAGAGCTGGCTGAGGCCTCCGGGCATCCTGGAAAAT GCTTCCAACCTGCTTAGGAGGCTGTGCATGAGGAACCTCGTTCGGAAGTACTGCCGTGGAATCTCAGCCGAGAGGAGAGCCATG ATGCAGCAAAAGGTGGTCGCGAGTGAGATATTCCGGGGCAGGAAGGAAGGCTATGCAGAGAGCTTAAGCCAACCGTTTGCCAGCAGCCGGCTGG ATGAAGGCAGGATAAATCCAAAAGTGCTTCAACTGCTCGGCAGTGAGAAAATCCAG TATGGTGTCCCGGTCATCAAGTATGACAGGAAAGGCTTCAAGGCGCGGCAGCGGCAGCTTCTCCTCACGCTGAGGTCGGCGTACGTGGTGGAGCTTTCCAAAATCAAGCAGAAGATAGAGTACTCGGCCCTGAGAG GTGTCTCCATCAGCAGCCTTAGTGATGGAATCCTGGTCATTCATGTCTCACCAGCGGACAAACAGCAAAAG GGGGATATCATCCTGCAGTGTGAACACATATTTGAGGTGGCCACCAAGCTCGCCATGCTGATTAAGAGGGAGCATGCTGTCCGTGTCGTCCAGGGAAG TCTACAGTTCCACGGCGGCCCTGGGAGAGAAGGCACGATAGTTTTTGAGGCTGGAGAGGAAGACCAAGTCTATAAGGAGAAAAACGGACACTTAAGAGTG GTGTCAGCAGGGAAGAAGACctga
- the Myo1h gene encoding unconventional myosin-Ih isoform X2, translating to MFIKGFINRDKPLCPDNEEFVVLVRKNYILNLRYHVPKNVLDKSWLRPPGILENASNLLRRLCMRNLVRKYCRGISAERRAMMQQKVVASEIFRGRKEGYAESLSQPFASSRLDEGRINPKVLQLLGSEKIQYGVPVIKYDRKGFKARQRQLLLTLRSAYVVELSKIKQKIEYSALRGVSISSLSDGILVIHVSPADKQQKGDIILQCEHIFEVATKLAMLIKREHAVRVVQGSLQFHGGPGREGTIVFEAGEEDQVYKEKNGHLRVVSAGKKT from the exons AT gttcATCAAGGGTTTCATCAACCGTGACAAACCCCTTTGTCCTGACAACGAGGAGTTTGTAGTGCTTGTGAGGAAGAACTACATCCTGAATCTCCGCTACCATGTGCCGAAGAACGTGCTGGACAAGAGCTGGCTGAGGCCTCCGGGCATCCTGGAAAAT GCTTCCAACCTGCTTAGGAGGCTGTGCATGAGGAACCTCGTTCGGAAGTACTGCCGTGGAATCTCAGCCGAGAGGAGAGCCATG ATGCAGCAAAAGGTGGTCGCGAGTGAGATATTCCGGGGCAGGAAGGAAGGCTATGCAGAGAGCTTAAGCCAACCGTTTGCCAGCAGCCGGCTGG ATGAAGGCAGGATAAATCCAAAAGTGCTTCAACTGCTCGGCAGTGAGAAAATCCAG TATGGTGTCCCGGTCATCAAGTATGACAGGAAAGGCTTCAAGGCGCGGCAGCGGCAGCTTCTCCTCACGCTGAGGTCGGCGTACGTGGTGGAGCTTTCCAAAATCAAGCAGAAGATAGAGTACTCGGCCCTGAGAG GTGTCTCCATCAGCAGCCTTAGTGATGGAATCCTGGTCATTCATGTCTCACCAGCGGACAAACAGCAAAAG GGGGATATCATCCTGCAGTGTGAACACATATTTGAGGTGGCCACCAAGCTCGCCATGCTGATTAAGAGGGAGCATGCTGTCCGTGTCGTCCAGGGAAG TCTACAGTTCCACGGCGGCCCTGGGAGAGAAGGCACGATAGTTTTTGAGGCTGGAGAGGAAGACCAAGTCTATAAGGAGAAAAACGGACACTTAAGAGTG GTGTCAGCAGGGAAGAAGACctga